The proteins below come from a single Tigriopus californicus strain San Diego chromosome 3, Tcal_SD_v2.1, whole genome shotgun sequence genomic window:
- the LOC131877931 gene encoding uncharacterized protein LOC131877931: MVRYVFPFALDVPAPPSDSIALIQGQLARLTVQFWASLDPERSTWSTDPLTLSHPAGPPGPPGPPGPPNLLSRNGVLAGHTRLEPNWAEQFHGLLDQLPAAKAPENVYLDIIWVTQQIRPTKEMDLQLLAFFLRAVKWCQAKITVITMDSQVSPNSHLDLLRVDILGLSDIQDLSEFVPDHLLWRGCLSFTDCRSDYRMRSLPGFEIVASKESNVKEFGNKPLVSKRRGLLKAELRKFSAHLKVVAIVSMIDLPSDIPKSPAFTLRTSILSGDSVTEKLLEDPSYFSEDKGLLARLYFQQSETSSSVLGSNNRTFADFKKALAERQIKIDPDEGLSRNLESLLILIVNPSPNHFVCSSRNCLDKLAYVIDPEEIWSFYSQFHSDLLDHLPLKSRIIDGEWDEKRLLAFLESRAKAKTTGIVNETMCPAEDFILMEAAELLKLFNPDGSAKAPSHDILEARKKTVFSCRDSTELQPWPAVRFQDYFGLHYNRSEASEEQDRDQAKLIRQYVGSSETFSTCHLDRQSEGAAMIIQPRRTRKKRTPRKRTNSESTKRKSPKEGYAINRPASKAAPKVDVFKKKLRIAVYEVLHEKGIPEEHKLFRPCFRNLFKVVDLVGKSMSAAKLSTETLKIIAKNNAELVITMQKGTLTKAKK; the protein is encoded by the exons ATGGTTCGGTATGTCTTCCCGTTTGCTCTGGACGTGCCCGCACCGCCCTCAGATTCGATTGCGCTCATCCAAGGCCAATTGGCCCGCCTAACCGTCCAATTCTGGGCCAGCCTCGACCCCGAACGATCCACTTGGAGCACCGATCCACTCACCTTGAGCCATCCAGCGGGTCCCCCGGGTCCCCCGGGTCCCCCGGGTCCTCCAAATCTGTTGAGTCGGAACGGAGTGTTGGCCGGCCACACCCGTCTCGAACCCAATTGGGCCGAACAATTCCATGGGTTGTTGGACCAATTGCCCGCCGCCAAAGCCCCGGAAAACGTTTACTTAGAT ATCATCTGGGTCACCCAGCAGATCCGACCCACGAAAGAGATGGACCTTCAACTGTTGGCCTTCTTCCTCCGTGCCGTGAAATGGTGCCAAGCCAAAATTACCGTGATCACCATGGACAGCCAAGTCAGCCCTAACTCACATCTCGACTTGCTTCGAGTGGATATCCTCGGATTATCCGACATCCAAGACCTATCCGAATTCGTACCCGATCATCTACTTTGGCGAGGATGCTTGAGCTTCACTGATTGTCGGAGCGATTACCGAATGCGGTCTTTACCGGGTTTTGAGATTGTGGCTTCGAAAGAATCGAATGTCAAGGAGTTTGGGAACAAGCCATTGGTGTCCAAGAGACGTGGTCTGCTCAAAGCCGAGTTGAGAAAGTTTTCCGCCCATTTAAAAGTTGTTGCCATAGTTAGTATGATAGATTTACCCTCCGATATACCCAAATCCCCCGCCTTCACCTTGAGAACTTCGATCCTGTCGGGTGACTCGGTCACCGAGAAATTACTTGAAGATCCAAGTTACTTCTCTGAGGATAAAGGACTTCTAGCCAGGTTATATTTTCAACAAAGTGAGACAAGCTCTTCTGTCTTAGGGTCAAATAACCGAACTTTTGCCGATTTCAAGAAAGCTTTGGCGGAAAGGCAGATCAAGATCGATCCTGATGAAGGCCTGAGTAGAAACCTCGAATCTCTGCTCATTCTTATCGTGAACCCCAGTCCAAATCATTTCGTTTGCTCAAGTCGCAATTGCTTGGACAAACTCGCCTACGTAATCGATCCAGAGGAAATCTGGAGCTTCTACTCCCAATTCCATTCCGACTTACTCGACCATCTGCCTCTCAAGTCCCGAATTATTGACGGAGAATGGGACGAAAAAAGGCTGTTGGCCTTTCTCGAAAGCCGGGCTAAGGCCAAAACCACCGGAATTGTCAACGAAACTATGTGTCCAGCCGAGGATTTCATTCTCATGGAAGCCGCAGAGCTTCTCAAACTCTTTAATCCGGATGGATCCGCCAAAGCTCCAAGTCATGACATTCTAGAGGCCCGTAAAAAGACGGTATTTTCTTGTCGGGACTCGACTGAGCTCCAACCTTGGCCAGCTGTCCGCTTCCAGGACTACTTTGGCCTTCATTACAATCGAAGCGAAGCTTCCGAGGAACAGGATCGAGATCAAGCCAAGTTGATTCGACAATATGTTGGATCTAGCGAGACATTCTCCACTTGTCATTTAGACCGTCAATCCGAAGGAGCCGCCATGATTATTCAACCTCGGAGAACTAGGAAGAAGAGGACTCCAAGAAAACGAACCAATAGTGAATCAACGAAACGGAAGTCTCCGAAAGAAGGATATGCTATCAATCGACCCGCCTCCAAAGCGGCTCCCAAGGTTGATGTGTTCAAGAAAAAGCTGCGAATTGCGGTCTACGAGGTCCTGCATGAAAAGGGTATTCCTGAGGAGCACAAGCTGTTCCGACCGTGCTTTCGGAACCTCTTCAAAGTGGTTGACTTGGTGGGAAAGTCCATGTCGGCGGCCAAACTCTCCACCGAGACCCTCAAGATCATTGCCAAAAATAACGCAGAACTAGTGATAACGATGCAAAAAGGAACACTGACCAAAGCTAAGAAATAA
- the LOC131877934 gene encoding pyridoxal kinase-like isoform X1, which translates to MIPRSIALFISGIPSYSLTRSLLSGTSTNQTIILKAMHEVGDRILSIQSHVVSGYVGNKSATFPLQLLGFEVDAINSVQFSNHTGYAHGIRGQVLGDTDLWDLIEGLRINEIDSYSHIINGYIGSPSFLVKLAEVVKTLKVKNPDLVYVCDPVMGDMGPGLYVPETLLPIYQNQILPLADICLPNQFEIELLTGMKVNTESEALEAMGKVHDLGVGTVILSSTELAKDRLIAIASTRDREDPTRCQRYKIEIPKFPAAFVGTGDLFTALSTAWLRRSGNDVKMSLEKTIATMQVVLGRTLEQAQKLAGEGNKPTAHQMELKLIQSKEAIETPVVSISATKIT; encoded by the coding sequence ATGATCCCAAGGTCAATTGCTCTTTTTATCAGCGGCATTCCATCCTATTCATTGACACGTTCTCTCCTCTCAGGCACAAGCACTAACCAAACTATCATCCTCAAAGCCATGCACGAGGTCGGAGATCGAATCCTGTCTATTCAAAGCCACGTGGTCTCGGGTTATGTGGGTAACAAATCGGCCACCTTTCCTCTTCAGTTATTGGGTTTCGAGGTGGATGCTATAAATTCCGTGCAGTTCTCCAACCACACTGGATACGCCCATGGAATTCGCGGTCAGGTCTTGGGTGATACAGACCTTTGGGACTTGATCGAGGGTCTCCGAATCAATGAGATCGACTCTTATTCTCACATCATCAATGGTTACATCGGGTCGCCCTCGTTTCTCGTCAAATTGGCAGAGGTGGTCAAGACGTTGAAGGTCAAAAATCCGGATCTTGTGTACGTGTGCGACCCAGTTATGGGTGATATGGGCCCGGGTTTGTACGTACCTGAAACCTTGTTGCCTATCTATCAGAACCAGATTCTTCCTTTGGCCGATATTTGCTTGCCCAATCAATTCGAGATCGAGCTTCTCACCGGAATGAAGGTCAACACCGAATCCGAGGCCTTGGAGGCCATGGGAAAAGTACACGATCTTGGAGTTGGGACCGTGATCTTGTCCAGTACTGAATTGGCAAAGGATCGGTTGATTGCGATTGCGAGTACCAGAGATCGAGAAGATCCCACCCGATGCCAAAGGTACAAGATCGAAATCCCAAAGTTCCCTGCCGCATTTGTTGGCACTGGAGACCTCTTCACTGCCTTGTCTACGGCTTGGCTTCGACGAAGTGGGAACGATGTGAAGATGTCTCTTGAGAAAACTATTGCTACGATGCAAGTGGTGCTAGGACGCACCCTTGAACAAGCCCAAAAATTGGCAGGAGAGGGCAATAAGCCCACTGCTCATCAAATGGAGCTGAAACTCATTCAGAGTAAGGAGGCCATTGAGACCCCTGTCGTTAGCATTTCGGCCACGAAGATCACTTAA
- the LOC131877934 gene encoding pyridoxal kinase-like isoform X2 yields the protein MHEVGDRILSIQSHVVSGYVGNKSATFPLQLLGFEVDAINSVQFSNHTGYAHGIRGQVLGDTDLWDLIEGLRINEIDSYSHIINGYIGSPSFLVKLAEVVKTLKVKNPDLVYVCDPVMGDMGPGLYVPETLLPIYQNQILPLADICLPNQFEIELLTGMKVNTESEALEAMGKVHDLGVGTVILSSTELAKDRLIAIASTRDREDPTRCQRYKIEIPKFPAAFVGTGDLFTALSTAWLRRSGNDVKMSLEKTIATMQVVLGRTLEQAQKLAGEGNKPTAHQMELKLIQSKEAIETPVVSISATKIT from the coding sequence ATGCACGAGGTCGGAGATCGAATCCTGTCTATTCAAAGCCACGTGGTCTCGGGTTATGTGGGTAACAAATCGGCCACCTTTCCTCTTCAGTTATTGGGTTTCGAGGTGGATGCTATAAATTCCGTGCAGTTCTCCAACCACACTGGATACGCCCATGGAATTCGCGGTCAGGTCTTGGGTGATACAGACCTTTGGGACTTGATCGAGGGTCTCCGAATCAATGAGATCGACTCTTATTCTCACATCATCAATGGTTACATCGGGTCGCCCTCGTTTCTCGTCAAATTGGCAGAGGTGGTCAAGACGTTGAAGGTCAAAAATCCGGATCTTGTGTACGTGTGCGACCCAGTTATGGGTGATATGGGCCCGGGTTTGTACGTACCTGAAACCTTGTTGCCTATCTATCAGAACCAGATTCTTCCTTTGGCCGATATTTGCTTGCCCAATCAATTCGAGATCGAGCTTCTCACCGGAATGAAGGTCAACACCGAATCCGAGGCCTTGGAGGCCATGGGAAAAGTACACGATCTTGGAGTTGGGACCGTGATCTTGTCCAGTACTGAATTGGCAAAGGATCGGTTGATTGCGATTGCGAGTACCAGAGATCGAGAAGATCCCACCCGATGCCAAAGGTACAAGATCGAAATCCCAAAGTTCCCTGCCGCATTTGTTGGCACTGGAGACCTCTTCACTGCCTTGTCTACGGCTTGGCTTCGACGAAGTGGGAACGATGTGAAGATGTCTCTTGAGAAAACTATTGCTACGATGCAAGTGGTGCTAGGACGCACCCTTGAACAAGCCCAAAAATTGGCAGGAGAGGGCAATAAGCCCACTGCTCATCAAATGGAGCTGAAACTCATTCAGAGTAAGGAGGCCATTGAGACCCCTGTCGTTAGCATTTCGGCCACGAAGATCACTTAA
- the LOC131878139 gene encoding transmembrane protein 186-like, protein MLLNRVLKVSHLRSLVPKLVRTYSTVPVDPPKAIPSVPHDPREPRFLTIYRFPHILKVLTFTRFKIYQTSLTLFIFLPFGALLQYREAIHPLIFQGLLGVSLFSVGVLVLAGERARRIIGGAYFDPETNEVKISHLSFWGSRVDSVFRVQDIQLASDTSQPVDSTLWAVNFNDEAYRQLLISTKYGTIYNARYFNHVFGTELEDTDQGDEIE, encoded by the coding sequence ATGTTGCTTAATAGGGTTTTGAAGGTTTCCCATCTCCGCAGCCTTGTACCCAAACTTGTTCGTACTTATTCCACCGTCCCGGTAGATCCACCCAAAGCGATTCCCAGTGTCCCACACGATCCTCGAGAGCCCAGATTTCTGACCATCTACCGGTTCCCTCACATCCTCAAAGTCCTGACTTTTACGCGATTCAAAATCTATCAAACATCGCTTACCctgttcatatttttgccatttggaGCACTTCTACAATATCGTGAAGCTATTCACCCTCTTATATTTCAAGGCCTTCTAGGTGTGTCCCTGTTCTCTGTGGGCGTTTTAGTACTTGCCGGCGAGCGTGCCCGTAGGATCATCGGTGGGGCTTACTTTGATCCGGAAACCAATGAGGTGAAGATCTCTCacttgtcattttggggctCGAGAGTGGATTCGGTGTTCCGGGTTCAAGACATCCAATTGGCTTCAGACACGTCCCAGCCCGTGGATTCGACGTTGTGGGCCGTAAACTTCAACGATGAGGCGTATAGGCAACTTCTTATTTCCACTAAATACGGCACGATCTACAATGCGAGATATTTCAACCACGTGTTTGGCACCGAATTGGAAGACACCGATCAAGGAGACGAAATTGAATAG